A window of the Halichoerus grypus chromosome 2, mHalGry1.hap1.1, whole genome shotgun sequence genome harbors these coding sequences:
- the ACBD4 gene encoding acyl-CoA-binding domain-containing protein 4 isoform X2, protein MGTENESPEPDCQKQFQAAVSVIQNLPKNGSYRPSYEEMLRFYSYYKQATMGPCLVPRPGFWDPIGRYKWDAWNSLGKMSREEAMSAYITEMKLVAQKVIDTVPLGEVAEDMFAYFEPLYQVIPDMPRPPETFLRRVTGWREQVLNGDVGATPEPPCLPREPAPPSPESRPPRDLDSEVFCDSLEQLEPELQVWTEQKGAPGGEPDTRNSSLLPAEKEGSPLGPQELDTWLVGTVRALQESMRDVQGRLQSLESMPSLLKQQRTPPSARPWPLRLSGPTVLFFLLWPFIVQWLFRQFRTQKR, encoded by the exons ATGGGTACCGAGAATGAAAGCCCAGAACCAGACTGCCAGAAACAGTTCCAGGCCGCAGTCAGTGTCATTCAGAACCTGCCTAAGAATG GCTCTTACCGCCCCTCCTACGAAGAGATGCTGAGATTCTACAGCTACTACAAGCAAGCTACCATGGGACCCTGCCTGGTCCCCCGGCCTGGGTTCTGGGACCCAATCGGACGATATAAGTG GGATGCCTGGAACAGCCTGGGCAagatgagcagggaggaggccatGTCTGCCTACATCACTGAGATGAAGCTGGTGGCACAGAAG gtgATCGACACAGTGCCCCTGGGCGAGGTGGCAGAGGACATGTTTGCTTACTTCGAGCCCTTGTACCAGGTGATCCCTGATATGCCGAGGCCCCCGGAAACCTTCCTGAGAAGGGTCACAG GTTGGAGAGAGCAGGTACTGAATGGAGATGTTGGGGCTACCCcagagcctccctgcctccccagggaACCAGCACCCCCAAGTCCAG AGTCCCGGCCACCTAGGGACCTGGACTCCGAGGTTTTCTGTGATTCCCTGGAGCAACTGGAGCCTGAGCTG CAGGTTTGGACAGAGCAGAAGGGAGCCCCTGGGGGAGAGCCTGACACCAGAAacagctccctgctccctgcagaGAAAG AGGGCAGCCCACTGGGGCCCCAGGAATTGGACACGTGGCTGGTGGGGACAGTTCGGGCACTGCAAGAGAGCATGCGGGATGTCCAGGGGAGACTGCAGAGCCTAGAGAGCATGCCCAGCCTCCTCAAGCAG CAGAGGACCCCGCCCAGTGCCCGGCCATGGCCCCTCAGGCTCTCGGGTCCCACGgtgctcttcttcctcctgtgGCCCTTCATCGTCCAGTGGCTCTTCCGACAGTTTCGGACCCAGAAGAGGTGA
- the ACBD4 gene encoding acyl-CoA-binding domain-containing protein 4 isoform X11: MGTENESPEPDCQKQFQAAVSVIQNLPKNGSYRPSYEEMLRFYSYYKQATMGPCLVPRPGFWDPIGRYKWDAWNSLGKMSREEAMSAYITEMKLVAQKVIDTVPLGEVAEDMFAYFEPLYQVIPDMPRPPETFLRRVTGWREQVLNGDVGATPEPPCLPREPAPPSPESRPPRDLDSEVFCDSLEQLEPELSRREPLGESLTPETAPCSLQRKRAAHWGPRNWTRGWWGQFGHCKRACGMSRGDCRA, from the exons ATGGGTACCGAGAATGAAAGCCCAGAACCAGACTGCCAGAAACAGTTCCAGGCCGCAGTCAGTGTCATTCAGAACCTGCCTAAGAATG GCTCTTACCGCCCCTCCTACGAAGAGATGCTGAGATTCTACAGCTACTACAAGCAAGCTACCATGGGACCCTGCCTGGTCCCCCGGCCTGGGTTCTGGGACCCAATCGGACGATATAAGTG GGATGCCTGGAACAGCCTGGGCAagatgagcagggaggaggccatGTCTGCCTACATCACTGAGATGAAGCTGGTGGCACAGAAG gtgATCGACACAGTGCCCCTGGGCGAGGTGGCAGAGGACATGTTTGCTTACTTCGAGCCCTTGTACCAGGTGATCCCTGATATGCCGAGGCCCCCGGAAACCTTCCTGAGAAGGGTCACAG GTTGGAGAGAGCAGGTACTGAATGGAGATGTTGGGGCTACCCcagagcctccctgcctccccagggaACCAGCACCCCCAAGTCCAG AGTCCCGGCCACCTAGGGACCTGGACTCCGAGGTTTTCTGTGATTCCCTGGAGCAACTGGAGCCTGAGCTG AGCAGAAGGGAGCCCCTGGGGGAGAGCCTGACACCAGAAacagctccctgctccctgcagaGAAAG AGGGCAGCCCACTGGGGCCCCAGGAATTGGACACGTGGCTGGTGGGGACAGTTCGGGCACTGCAAGAGAGCATGCGGGATGTCCAGGGGAGACTGCAGAGCCTAG
- the ACBD4 gene encoding acyl-CoA-binding domain-containing protein 4 isoform X6: protein MGTENESPEPDCQKQFQAAVSVIQNLPKNGSYRPSYEEMLRFYSYYKQATMGPCLVPRPGFWDPIGRYKWDAWNSLGKMSREEAMSAYITEMKLVAQKVIDTVPLGEVAEDMFAYFEPLYQVIPDMPRPPETFLRRVTGWREQVLNGDVGATPEPPCLPREPAPPSPESRPPRDLDSEVFCDSLEQLEPELVWTEQKGAPGGEPDTRNSSLLPAEKEGSPLGPQELDTWLVGTVRALQESMRDVQGRLQSLESMPSLLKQRTPPSARPWPLRLSGPTVLFFLLWPFIVQWLFRQFRTQKR from the exons ATGGGTACCGAGAATGAAAGCCCAGAACCAGACTGCCAGAAACAGTTCCAGGCCGCAGTCAGTGTCATTCAGAACCTGCCTAAGAATG GCTCTTACCGCCCCTCCTACGAAGAGATGCTGAGATTCTACAGCTACTACAAGCAAGCTACCATGGGACCCTGCCTGGTCCCCCGGCCTGGGTTCTGGGACCCAATCGGACGATATAAGTG GGATGCCTGGAACAGCCTGGGCAagatgagcagggaggaggccatGTCTGCCTACATCACTGAGATGAAGCTGGTGGCACAGAAG gtgATCGACACAGTGCCCCTGGGCGAGGTGGCAGAGGACATGTTTGCTTACTTCGAGCCCTTGTACCAGGTGATCCCTGATATGCCGAGGCCCCCGGAAACCTTCCTGAGAAGGGTCACAG GTTGGAGAGAGCAGGTACTGAATGGAGATGTTGGGGCTACCCcagagcctccctgcctccccagggaACCAGCACCCCCAAGTCCAG AGTCCCGGCCACCTAGGGACCTGGACTCCGAGGTTTTCTGTGATTCCCTGGAGCAACTGGAGCCTGAGCTG GTTTGGACAGAGCAGAAGGGAGCCCCTGGGGGAGAGCCTGACACCAGAAacagctccctgctccctgcagaGAAAG AGGGCAGCCCACTGGGGCCCCAGGAATTGGACACGTGGCTGGTGGGGACAGTTCGGGCACTGCAAGAGAGCATGCGGGATGTCCAGGGGAGACTGCAGAGCCTAGAGAGCATGCCCAGCCTCCTCAAGCAG AGGACCCCGCCCAGTGCCCGGCCATGGCCCCTCAGGCTCTCGGGTCCCACGgtgctcttcttcctcctgtgGCCCTTCATCGTCCAGTGGCTCTTCCGACAGTTTCGGACCCAGAAGAGGTGA
- the ACBD4 gene encoding acyl-CoA-binding domain-containing protein 4 isoform X5, producing MGTENESPEPDCQKQFQAAVSVIQNLPKNGSYRPSYEEMLRFYSYYKQATMGPCLVPRPGFWDPIGRYKWDAWNSLGKMSREEAMSAYITEMKLVAQKVIDTVPLGEVAEDMFAYFEPLYQVIPDMPRPPETFLRRVTGWREQVLNGDVGATPEPPCLPREPAPPSPESRPPRDLDSEVFCDSLEQLEPELVWTEQKGAPGGEPDTRNSSLLPAEKEGSPLGPQELDTWLVGTVRALQESMRDVQGRLQSLESMPSLLKQQRTPPSARPWPLRLSGPTVLFFLLWPFIVQWLFRQFRTQKR from the exons ATGGGTACCGAGAATGAAAGCCCAGAACCAGACTGCCAGAAACAGTTCCAGGCCGCAGTCAGTGTCATTCAGAACCTGCCTAAGAATG GCTCTTACCGCCCCTCCTACGAAGAGATGCTGAGATTCTACAGCTACTACAAGCAAGCTACCATGGGACCCTGCCTGGTCCCCCGGCCTGGGTTCTGGGACCCAATCGGACGATATAAGTG GGATGCCTGGAACAGCCTGGGCAagatgagcagggaggaggccatGTCTGCCTACATCACTGAGATGAAGCTGGTGGCACAGAAG gtgATCGACACAGTGCCCCTGGGCGAGGTGGCAGAGGACATGTTTGCTTACTTCGAGCCCTTGTACCAGGTGATCCCTGATATGCCGAGGCCCCCGGAAACCTTCCTGAGAAGGGTCACAG GTTGGAGAGAGCAGGTACTGAATGGAGATGTTGGGGCTACCCcagagcctccctgcctccccagggaACCAGCACCCCCAAGTCCAG AGTCCCGGCCACCTAGGGACCTGGACTCCGAGGTTTTCTGTGATTCCCTGGAGCAACTGGAGCCTGAGCTG GTTTGGACAGAGCAGAAGGGAGCCCCTGGGGGAGAGCCTGACACCAGAAacagctccctgctccctgcagaGAAAG AGGGCAGCCCACTGGGGCCCCAGGAATTGGACACGTGGCTGGTGGGGACAGTTCGGGCACTGCAAGAGAGCATGCGGGATGTCCAGGGGAGACTGCAGAGCCTAGAGAGCATGCCCAGCCTCCTCAAGCAG CAGAGGACCCCGCCCAGTGCCCGGCCATGGCCCCTCAGGCTCTCGGGTCCCACGgtgctcttcttcctcctgtgGCCCTTCATCGTCCAGTGGCTCTTCCGACAGTTTCGGACCCAGAAGAGGTGA
- the ACBD4 gene encoding acyl-CoA-binding domain-containing protein 4 isoform X10 — protein sequence MGTENESPEPDCQKQFQAAVSVIQNLPKNGSYRPSYEEMLRFYSYYKQATMGPCLVPRPGFWDPIGRYKWDAWNSLGKMSREEAMSAYITEMKLVAQKVIDTVPLGEVAEDMFAYFEPLYQVIPDMPRPPETFLRRVTAGWREQVLNGDVGATPEPPCLPREPAPPSPESRPPRDLDSEVFCDSLEQLEPELSRREPLGESLTPETAPCSLQRKRAAHWGPRNWTRGWWGQFGHCKRACGMSRGDCRA from the exons ATGGGTACCGAGAATGAAAGCCCAGAACCAGACTGCCAGAAACAGTTCCAGGCCGCAGTCAGTGTCATTCAGAACCTGCCTAAGAATG GCTCTTACCGCCCCTCCTACGAAGAGATGCTGAGATTCTACAGCTACTACAAGCAAGCTACCATGGGACCCTGCCTGGTCCCCCGGCCTGGGTTCTGGGACCCAATCGGACGATATAAGTG GGATGCCTGGAACAGCCTGGGCAagatgagcagggaggaggccatGTCTGCCTACATCACTGAGATGAAGCTGGTGGCACAGAAG gtgATCGACACAGTGCCCCTGGGCGAGGTGGCAGAGGACATGTTTGCTTACTTCGAGCCCTTGTACCAGGTGATCCCTGATATGCCGAGGCCCCCGGAAACCTTCCTGAGAAGGGTCACAG CAGGTTGGAGAGAGCAGGTACTGAATGGAGATGTTGGGGCTACCCcagagcctccctgcctccccagggaACCAGCACCCCCAAGTCCAG AGTCCCGGCCACCTAGGGACCTGGACTCCGAGGTTTTCTGTGATTCCCTGGAGCAACTGGAGCCTGAGCTG AGCAGAAGGGAGCCCCTGGGGGAGAGCCTGACACCAGAAacagctccctgctccctgcagaGAAAG AGGGCAGCCCACTGGGGCCCCAGGAATTGGACACGTGGCTGGTGGGGACAGTTCGGGCACTGCAAGAGAGCATGCGGGATGTCCAGGGGAGACTGCAGAGCCTAG
- the ACBD4 gene encoding acyl-CoA-binding domain-containing protein 4 isoform X1 — MGTENESPEPDCQKQFQAAVSVIQNLPKNGSYRPSYEEMLRFYSYYKQATMGPCLVPRPGFWDPIGRYKWDAWNSLGKMSREEAMSAYITEMKLVAQKVIDTVPLGEVAEDMFAYFEPLYQVIPDMPRPPETFLRRVTAGWREQVLNGDVGATPEPPCLPREPAPPSPESRPPRDLDSEVFCDSLEQLEPELQVWTEQKGAPGGEPDTRNSSLLPAEKEGSPLGPQELDTWLVGTVRALQESMRDVQGRLQSLESMPSLLKQQRTPPSARPWPLRLSGPTVLFFLLWPFIVQWLFRQFRTQKR; from the exons ATGGGTACCGAGAATGAAAGCCCAGAACCAGACTGCCAGAAACAGTTCCAGGCCGCAGTCAGTGTCATTCAGAACCTGCCTAAGAATG GCTCTTACCGCCCCTCCTACGAAGAGATGCTGAGATTCTACAGCTACTACAAGCAAGCTACCATGGGACCCTGCCTGGTCCCCCGGCCTGGGTTCTGGGACCCAATCGGACGATATAAGTG GGATGCCTGGAACAGCCTGGGCAagatgagcagggaggaggccatGTCTGCCTACATCACTGAGATGAAGCTGGTGGCACAGAAG gtgATCGACACAGTGCCCCTGGGCGAGGTGGCAGAGGACATGTTTGCTTACTTCGAGCCCTTGTACCAGGTGATCCCTGATATGCCGAGGCCCCCGGAAACCTTCCTGAGAAGGGTCACAG CAGGTTGGAGAGAGCAGGTACTGAATGGAGATGTTGGGGCTACCCcagagcctccctgcctccccagggaACCAGCACCCCCAAGTCCAG AGTCCCGGCCACCTAGGGACCTGGACTCCGAGGTTTTCTGTGATTCCCTGGAGCAACTGGAGCCTGAGCTG CAGGTTTGGACAGAGCAGAAGGGAGCCCCTGGGGGAGAGCCTGACACCAGAAacagctccctgctccctgcagaGAAAG AGGGCAGCCCACTGGGGCCCCAGGAATTGGACACGTGGCTGGTGGGGACAGTTCGGGCACTGCAAGAGAGCATGCGGGATGTCCAGGGGAGACTGCAGAGCCTAGAGAGCATGCCCAGCCTCCTCAAGCAG CAGAGGACCCCGCCCAGTGCCCGGCCATGGCCCCTCAGGCTCTCGGGTCCCACGgtgctcttcttcctcctgtgGCCCTTCATCGTCCAGTGGCTCTTCCGACAGTTTCGGACCCAGAAGAGGTGA
- the ACBD4 gene encoding acyl-CoA-binding domain-containing protein 4 isoform X9 yields the protein MGTENESPEPDCQKQFQAAVSVIQNLPKNGSYRPSYEEMLRFYSYYKQATMGPCLVPRPGFWDPIGRYKWDAWNSLGKMSREEAMSAYITEMKLVAQKVIDTVPLGEVAEDMFAYFEPLYQVIPDMPRPPETFLRRVTAGWREQVLNGDVGATPEPPCLPREPAPPSPESRPPRDLDSEVFCDSLEQLEPELQVWTEQKGAPGGEPDTRNSSLLPAEKEGSPLGPQELDTWLVGTVRALQESMRDVQGRLQSLESMPSLLKQGGSSPRRSSRLLLEAGSSGGPSLC from the exons ATGGGTACCGAGAATGAAAGCCCAGAACCAGACTGCCAGAAACAGTTCCAGGCCGCAGTCAGTGTCATTCAGAACCTGCCTAAGAATG GCTCTTACCGCCCCTCCTACGAAGAGATGCTGAGATTCTACAGCTACTACAAGCAAGCTACCATGGGACCCTGCCTGGTCCCCCGGCCTGGGTTCTGGGACCCAATCGGACGATATAAGTG GGATGCCTGGAACAGCCTGGGCAagatgagcagggaggaggccatGTCTGCCTACATCACTGAGATGAAGCTGGTGGCACAGAAG gtgATCGACACAGTGCCCCTGGGCGAGGTGGCAGAGGACATGTTTGCTTACTTCGAGCCCTTGTACCAGGTGATCCCTGATATGCCGAGGCCCCCGGAAACCTTCCTGAGAAGGGTCACAG CAGGTTGGAGAGAGCAGGTACTGAATGGAGATGTTGGGGCTACCCcagagcctccctgcctccccagggaACCAGCACCCCCAAGTCCAG AGTCCCGGCCACCTAGGGACCTGGACTCCGAGGTTTTCTGTGATTCCCTGGAGCAACTGGAGCCTGAGCTG CAGGTTTGGACAGAGCAGAAGGGAGCCCCTGGGGGAGAGCCTGACACCAGAAacagctccctgctccctgcagaGAAAG AGGGCAGCCCACTGGGGCCCCAGGAATTGGACACGTGGCTGGTGGGGACAGTTCGGGCACTGCAAGAGAGCATGCGGGATGTCCAGGGGAGACTGCAGAGCCTAGAGAGCATGCCCAGCCTCCTCAAGCAG GGAGGCAGCTCCCCCAGACGAAGCTCCCGCTTACTTCTGGAAGCAGGTTCCTCAGGagggcccagtctgtgctga
- the ACBD4 gene encoding acyl-CoA-binding domain-containing protein 4 isoform X8: MGTENESPEPDCQKQFQAAVSVIQNLPKNGSYRPSYEEMLRFYSYYKQATMGPCLVPRPGFWDPIGRYKWDAWNSLGKMSREEAMSAYITEMKLVAQKVIDTVPLGEVAEDMFAYFEPLYQVIPDMPRPPETFLRRVTAGWREQVLNGDVGATPEPPCLPREPAPPSPESRPPRDLDSEVFCDSLEQLEPELQVWTEQKGAPGGEPDTRNSSLLPAEKEGSPLGPQELDTWLVGTVRALQESMRDVQGRLQSLESMPSLLKQVSLFCSASSSSSLKYSALWKGRIKA; this comes from the exons ATGGGTACCGAGAATGAAAGCCCAGAACCAGACTGCCAGAAACAGTTCCAGGCCGCAGTCAGTGTCATTCAGAACCTGCCTAAGAATG GCTCTTACCGCCCCTCCTACGAAGAGATGCTGAGATTCTACAGCTACTACAAGCAAGCTACCATGGGACCCTGCCTGGTCCCCCGGCCTGGGTTCTGGGACCCAATCGGACGATATAAGTG GGATGCCTGGAACAGCCTGGGCAagatgagcagggaggaggccatGTCTGCCTACATCACTGAGATGAAGCTGGTGGCACAGAAG gtgATCGACACAGTGCCCCTGGGCGAGGTGGCAGAGGACATGTTTGCTTACTTCGAGCCCTTGTACCAGGTGATCCCTGATATGCCGAGGCCCCCGGAAACCTTCCTGAGAAGGGTCACAG CAGGTTGGAGAGAGCAGGTACTGAATGGAGATGTTGGGGCTACCCcagagcctccctgcctccccagggaACCAGCACCCCCAAGTCCAG AGTCCCGGCCACCTAGGGACCTGGACTCCGAGGTTTTCTGTGATTCCCTGGAGCAACTGGAGCCTGAGCTG CAGGTTTGGACAGAGCAGAAGGGAGCCCCTGGGGGAGAGCCTGACACCAGAAacagctccctgctccctgcagaGAAAG AGGGCAGCCCACTGGGGCCCCAGGAATTGGACACGTGGCTGGTGGGGACAGTTCGGGCACTGCAAGAGAGCATGCGGGATGTCCAGGGGAGACTGCAGAGCCTAGAGAGCATGCCCAGCCTCCTCAAGCAG GTTTCACTTTTCTGTAGCGCGTCATCTAGCAGTTCCCTGAAGTACAGTGCCTTATGGAAAGGCAGAATAAAGGcttaa
- the ACBD4 gene encoding acyl-CoA-binding domain-containing protein 4 isoform X4: MGTENESPEPDCQKQFQAAVSVIQNLPKNGSYRPSYEEMLRFYSYYKQATMGPCLVPRPGFWDPIGRYKWDAWNSLGKMSREEAMSAYITEMKLVAQKVIDTVPLGEVAEDMFAYFEPLYQVIPDMPRPPETFLRRVTAGWREQVLNGDVGATPEPPCLPREPAPPSPESRPPRDLDSEVFCDSLEQLEPELQVWTEQKGAPGGEPDTRNSSLLPAEKEGSPLGPQELDTWLVGTVRALQESMRDVQGRLQSLESMPSLLKQRTPPSARPWPLRLSGPTVLFFLLWPFIVQWLFRQFRTQKR; this comes from the exons ATGGGTACCGAGAATGAAAGCCCAGAACCAGACTGCCAGAAACAGTTCCAGGCCGCAGTCAGTGTCATTCAGAACCTGCCTAAGAATG GCTCTTACCGCCCCTCCTACGAAGAGATGCTGAGATTCTACAGCTACTACAAGCAAGCTACCATGGGACCCTGCCTGGTCCCCCGGCCTGGGTTCTGGGACCCAATCGGACGATATAAGTG GGATGCCTGGAACAGCCTGGGCAagatgagcagggaggaggccatGTCTGCCTACATCACTGAGATGAAGCTGGTGGCACAGAAG gtgATCGACACAGTGCCCCTGGGCGAGGTGGCAGAGGACATGTTTGCTTACTTCGAGCCCTTGTACCAGGTGATCCCTGATATGCCGAGGCCCCCGGAAACCTTCCTGAGAAGGGTCACAG CAGGTTGGAGAGAGCAGGTACTGAATGGAGATGTTGGGGCTACCCcagagcctccctgcctccccagggaACCAGCACCCCCAAGTCCAG AGTCCCGGCCACCTAGGGACCTGGACTCCGAGGTTTTCTGTGATTCCCTGGAGCAACTGGAGCCTGAGCTG CAGGTTTGGACAGAGCAGAAGGGAGCCCCTGGGGGAGAGCCTGACACCAGAAacagctccctgctccctgcagaGAAAG AGGGCAGCCCACTGGGGCCCCAGGAATTGGACACGTGGCTGGTGGGGACAGTTCGGGCACTGCAAGAGAGCATGCGGGATGTCCAGGGGAGACTGCAGAGCCTAGAGAGCATGCCCAGCCTCCTCAAGCAG AGGACCCCGCCCAGTGCCCGGCCATGGCCCCTCAGGCTCTCGGGTCCCACGgtgctcttcttcctcctgtgGCCCTTCATCGTCCAGTGGCTCTTCCGACAGTTTCGGACCCAGAAGAGGTGA
- the ACBD4 gene encoding acyl-CoA-binding domain-containing protein 4 isoform X3, with amino-acid sequence MGTENESPEPDCQKQFQAAVSVIQNLPKNGSYRPSYEEMLRFYSYYKQATMGPCLVPRPGFWDPIGRYKWDAWNSLGKMSREEAMSAYITEMKLVAQKVIDTVPLGEVAEDMFAYFEPLYQVIPDMPRPPETFLRRVTAGWREQVLNGDVGATPEPPCLPREPAPPSPESRPPRDLDSEVFCDSLEQLEPELVWTEQKGAPGGEPDTRNSSLLPAEKEGSPLGPQELDTWLVGTVRALQESMRDVQGRLQSLESMPSLLKQQRTPPSARPWPLRLSGPTVLFFLLWPFIVQWLFRQFRTQKR; translated from the exons ATGGGTACCGAGAATGAAAGCCCAGAACCAGACTGCCAGAAACAGTTCCAGGCCGCAGTCAGTGTCATTCAGAACCTGCCTAAGAATG GCTCTTACCGCCCCTCCTACGAAGAGATGCTGAGATTCTACAGCTACTACAAGCAAGCTACCATGGGACCCTGCCTGGTCCCCCGGCCTGGGTTCTGGGACCCAATCGGACGATATAAGTG GGATGCCTGGAACAGCCTGGGCAagatgagcagggaggaggccatGTCTGCCTACATCACTGAGATGAAGCTGGTGGCACAGAAG gtgATCGACACAGTGCCCCTGGGCGAGGTGGCAGAGGACATGTTTGCTTACTTCGAGCCCTTGTACCAGGTGATCCCTGATATGCCGAGGCCCCCGGAAACCTTCCTGAGAAGGGTCACAG CAGGTTGGAGAGAGCAGGTACTGAATGGAGATGTTGGGGCTACCCcagagcctccctgcctccccagggaACCAGCACCCCCAAGTCCAG AGTCCCGGCCACCTAGGGACCTGGACTCCGAGGTTTTCTGTGATTCCCTGGAGCAACTGGAGCCTGAGCTG GTTTGGACAGAGCAGAAGGGAGCCCCTGGGGGAGAGCCTGACACCAGAAacagctccctgctccctgcagaGAAAG AGGGCAGCCCACTGGGGCCCCAGGAATTGGACACGTGGCTGGTGGGGACAGTTCGGGCACTGCAAGAGAGCATGCGGGATGTCCAGGGGAGACTGCAGAGCCTAGAGAGCATGCCCAGCCTCCTCAAGCAG CAGAGGACCCCGCCCAGTGCCCGGCCATGGCCCCTCAGGCTCTCGGGTCCCACGgtgctcttcttcctcctgtgGCCCTTCATCGTCCAGTGGCTCTTCCGACAGTTTCGGACCCAGAAGAGGTGA
- the ACBD4 gene encoding acyl-CoA-binding domain-containing protein 4 isoform X7 — MGTENESPEPDCQKQFQAAVSVIQNLPKNGSYRPSYEEMLRFYSYYKQATMGPCLVPRPGFWDPIGRYKWDAWNSLGKMSREEAMSAYITEMKLVAQKVIDTVPLGEVAEDMFAYFEPLYQVIPDMPRPPETFLRRVTAGWREQVLNGDVGATPEPPCLPREPAPPSPESRPPRDLDSEVFCDSLEQLEPELKGAPGGEPDTRNSSLLPAEKEGSPLGPQELDTWLVGTVRALQESMRDVQGRLQSLESMPSLLKQQRTPPSARPWPLRLSGPTVLFFLLWPFIVQWLFRQFRTQKR; from the exons ATGGGTACCGAGAATGAAAGCCCAGAACCAGACTGCCAGAAACAGTTCCAGGCCGCAGTCAGTGTCATTCAGAACCTGCCTAAGAATG GCTCTTACCGCCCCTCCTACGAAGAGATGCTGAGATTCTACAGCTACTACAAGCAAGCTACCATGGGACCCTGCCTGGTCCCCCGGCCTGGGTTCTGGGACCCAATCGGACGATATAAGTG GGATGCCTGGAACAGCCTGGGCAagatgagcagggaggaggccatGTCTGCCTACATCACTGAGATGAAGCTGGTGGCACAGAAG gtgATCGACACAGTGCCCCTGGGCGAGGTGGCAGAGGACATGTTTGCTTACTTCGAGCCCTTGTACCAGGTGATCCCTGATATGCCGAGGCCCCCGGAAACCTTCCTGAGAAGGGTCACAG CAGGTTGGAGAGAGCAGGTACTGAATGGAGATGTTGGGGCTACCCcagagcctccctgcctccccagggaACCAGCACCCCCAAGTCCAG AGTCCCGGCCACCTAGGGACCTGGACTCCGAGGTTTTCTGTGATTCCCTGGAGCAACTGGAGCCTGAGCTG AAGGGAGCCCCTGGGGGAGAGCCTGACACCAGAAacagctccctgctccctgcagaGAAAG AGGGCAGCCCACTGGGGCCCCAGGAATTGGACACGTGGCTGGTGGGGACAGTTCGGGCACTGCAAGAGAGCATGCGGGATGTCCAGGGGAGACTGCAGAGCCTAGAGAGCATGCCCAGCCTCCTCAAGCAG CAGAGGACCCCGCCCAGTGCCCGGCCATGGCCCCTCAGGCTCTCGGGTCCCACGgtgctcttcttcctcctgtgGCCCTTCATCGTCCAGTGGCTCTTCCGACAGTTTCGGACCCAGAAGAGGTGA